TTGTTGATACTATCAGTTTAGTTTAAGAAGACAGGAAGAGTATTTTGACTACTGACAATCGTACTCTGGATATCGAAGAGATTCTGAGTTTATTACCCCACCGCTACCCGTTTCTGTTGGTCGACCGCGTGCTGGATTTCGACAAAGGTAAGTTTCTGAAGGCGGTGAAAAACGTCTCAGTCAATGAACCTTTCTTTCAGGGCCACTTCCCCGGCAAGCCGATTTTTCCCGGCGTGCTGATTCTGGAAGCTATGGCGCAGGCTACCGGCATTCTGGCGTTTAAGAGCCTGGGCCGCTTGGAACCTGGCGAGCTCTACTACTTCGCTGCCGTTGACAACGCGCGCTTTAAGCGCCCGGTGCTGCCAGGGGACCAGCTGATCCTTGAAGTTGAATTTATTAAAGAGCGTCGTGGCGTAGCGCGTTTCCGCGGTGTCGCCAAGGTTGACGGCGAAATCGCCTGTGAAGCCGACATGATGTGTGCACGACGCCGGGAGGCTTAATACCGTGATTGATAACACCGCCTTTATTCACCCGAGTGCT
This DNA window, taken from Leminorella richardii, encodes the following:
- the fabZ gene encoding 3-hydroxyacyl-ACP dehydratase FabZ, which produces MTTDNRTLDIEEILSLLPHRYPFLLVDRVLDFDKGKFLKAVKNVSVNEPFFQGHFPGKPIFPGVLILEAMAQATGILAFKSLGRLEPGELYYFAAVDNARFKRPVLPGDQLILEVEFIKERRGVARFRGVAKVDGEIACEADMMCARRREA